A window of Streptomyces caniferus contains these coding sequences:
- the glyA gene encoding serine hydroxymethyltransferase, translating into MPATTASPRNETPAGPARAAEPAAGAAETAEDRARAAARDAVTRPAGAPDFAALLRQDPEIAGVLLGESTRQTDGLQLIAAENFTSPAVLAALGSPLGNKYAEGYPGARHHGGCEIVDLAERIAVERAKALFGAEHANVQAHSGSSAVLAAYAALLRPGDTVLAMSLPHGGHLTHGSPANFSGRWFDFAGYGVDEETGLLDYDAIRELARARRPKAIVCGSISYPRHIDYAAFRDIADETGAYLIADVAHPLGLIAGGAAPSPVPYAHVVCGTTHKVLRGPRGGLILCGEKLAERIDRAVFPFTQGGAQMNAVAAKAVAFGEAAAPAFGAYAHQVTANARALAGALSGHGLTITTGGTDTHLITADTAPLGLDARTARGRLAAAGIVLDTCALPCAEAPDGLAARRTGLRLGTAAVTTQGMGEAEMSTVAELIVAALEEDGTARSRTVALVHGFPPYPDHG; encoded by the coding sequence ATGCCTGCCACCACCGCGTCACCCCGTAACGAGACCCCGGCCGGCCCTGCCCGGGCCGCCGAGCCCGCCGCCGGGGCGGCCGAGACCGCCGAGGACCGCGCACGGGCCGCCGCCCGTGACGCCGTCACCCGGCCGGCCGGCGCCCCGGACTTCGCCGCCCTGCTGCGCCAGGACCCCGAGATCGCCGGCGTACTCCTCGGTGAGAGCACCCGGCAGACCGACGGACTGCAGCTGATCGCCGCGGAGAACTTCACCTCACCGGCCGTCCTCGCCGCCCTCGGCTCCCCCCTGGGCAACAAGTACGCCGAGGGGTACCCGGGAGCCCGCCACCACGGCGGCTGCGAGATCGTCGACCTCGCCGAGCGGATCGCGGTGGAACGCGCCAAGGCCCTCTTCGGCGCCGAACACGCCAACGTCCAGGCCCACTCCGGGTCTTCGGCCGTTCTGGCCGCCTACGCCGCCCTGCTGCGCCCCGGTGACACCGTCCTGGCCATGTCCCTCCCGCACGGCGGGCACCTCACCCACGGATCGCCCGCCAACTTCTCCGGCCGCTGGTTCGACTTCGCCGGCTACGGCGTCGACGAGGAGACCGGGCTGCTGGACTACGACGCGATCCGCGAGCTGGCCCGCGCCCGCCGGCCCAAGGCCATCGTCTGCGGCTCGATCTCCTACCCCCGGCACATCGACTACGCCGCCTTCCGCGACATCGCCGACGAGACCGGCGCCTACCTGATCGCGGATGTCGCGCATCCGCTCGGGCTGATCGCCGGGGGAGCGGCGCCCAGCCCCGTCCCGTACGCGCATGTGGTGTGCGGAACCACACACAAAGTGCTGCGCGGGCCGCGCGGCGGGCTGATCCTGTGCGGCGAGAAGCTGGCCGAGCGCATCGACCGCGCGGTGTTCCCCTTCACCCAGGGCGGTGCGCAGATGAACGCGGTCGCCGCCAAGGCCGTCGCCTTCGGCGAGGCCGCGGCACCCGCCTTCGGCGCGTATGCCCATCAGGTCACCGCCAACGCCCGCGCGCTCGCCGGGGCGCTGTCCGGACACGGCCTGACGATCACCACCGGCGGCACCGACACCCATCTGATCACCGCGGACACCGCCCCGCTGGGCCTGGACGCCCGCACCGCCCGGGGGCGCCTGGCGGCCGCCGGGATCGTGCTGGACACCTGTGCGCTGCCGTGCGCCGAGGCCCCCGACGGCCTGGCGGCCCGCCGGACCGGGCTGCGGCTGGGGACCGCCGCGGTGACGACGCAGGGGATGGGCGAGGCCGAGATGAGCACCGTCGCCGAGCTGATCGTGGCGGCGCTGGAGGAGGACGGGACGGCCCGCTCCAGGACCGTCGCTTTGGTCCATGGATTTCCGCCCTATCCCGATCACGGGTGA
- a CDS encoding F0F1 ATP synthase subunit epsilon, giving the protein MAELHVELVAADRQVWSGEASLVVARTSSGDIGVMPGHQPLLGVLQSGPVTIRTTGESGDGTVVAAVHGGFISFADNKLSLLAEIAELSDEIDVQRAERALERAKSDADAAAERRADVRLRAVTGVH; this is encoded by the coding sequence GTGGCTGAGCTGCACGTCGAGTTGGTCGCCGCGGACCGTCAGGTCTGGTCCGGCGAGGCCAGCCTGGTCGTCGCGCGCACCTCGTCGGGCGACATCGGCGTCATGCCCGGACACCAGCCGCTGCTCGGCGTGCTGCAGTCGGGCCCGGTGACGATTCGTACGACCGGCGAGAGCGGGGACGGCACCGTCGTCGCCGCGGTGCACGGCGGCTTCATTTCGTTCGCCGACAACAAGCTGTCTCTGCTCGCGGAGATCGCGGAACTGTCGGACGAGATCGATGTCCAGCGCGCGGAGCGGGCCCTGGAGCGAGCGAAGTCGGACGCTGACGCGGCCGCCGAGCGTCGCGCCGATGTCCGGCTGCGTGCGGTGACGGGCGTTCACTGA
- the atpA gene encoding F0F1 ATP synthase subunit alpha, with protein MAELTIRPEEIRDALENFVQAYKPDAASREEVGTVSEAGDGIAKVEGLPSAMANELLKFEDGTLGLALNLEEREIGAVVLGEFSGIEEGQPVQRTGEVLSVAVGEGYLGRVVDPLGNPIDGLGEIESEDRRALELQAPGVMVRKSVHEPMETGYKAVDSMVPIGRGQRQLIIGDRQTGKTALAVDTIINQRDNWRSGDPKKQVRCIYVAIGQKGSTIASVRGALEEAGALEYTTIVAAPASDPAGFKYLAPYTGSAIGQHWMYQGKHVLIIFDDLSKQADAYRAVSLLLRRPPGREAYPGDVFYLHSRLLERCAKLSDEMGAGSMTGLPIVETKANDVSAFIPTNVISITDGQCFLESDLFNAGQRPALNVGISVSRVGGSAQHKAMKQVSGRLRVDLAQYRELEAFAAFGSDLDAASKAQLERGKRMTELLKQGQYAPYSTEDQVVSVWAGTNGKMDDVPVEDIRRFERELLDHLHREKKDLLTSIREGGKMSDDTIGAIAEAVDGFKRQFETSDGKLLGEDAPAGTSK; from the coding sequence ATGGCGGAGCTCACGATCCGGCCGGAGGAGATCCGGGACGCGCTGGAGAACTTCGTCCAGGCGTACAAGCCGGACGCGGCCTCGCGCGAAGAGGTCGGCACGGTCAGCGAGGCCGGTGACGGCATCGCGAAGGTCGAGGGCCTTCCCTCGGCGATGGCGAACGAACTGCTGAAGTTCGAGGACGGCACCCTCGGCCTCGCGCTGAACCTGGAAGAGCGCGAGATCGGCGCGGTGGTCCTCGGCGAGTTCAGCGGCATCGAGGAGGGCCAGCCGGTGCAGCGCACCGGTGAGGTGCTCTCGGTCGCCGTGGGCGAGGGCTACCTCGGCCGCGTCGTCGACCCGCTGGGCAACCCGATCGACGGCCTCGGCGAGATCGAGTCCGAGGACCGCCGTGCCCTGGAGCTGCAGGCTCCGGGCGTCATGGTCCGTAAGTCGGTCCACGAGCCCATGGAGACCGGCTACAAGGCCGTCGACTCGATGGTGCCGATCGGCCGTGGCCAGCGTCAGCTGATCATCGGCGACCGCCAGACCGGCAAGACCGCCCTGGCCGTCGACACGATCATCAACCAGCGCGACAACTGGCGCTCGGGCGACCCGAAGAAGCAGGTCCGCTGCATCTACGTCGCCATCGGCCAGAAGGGCTCCACCATCGCGTCCGTGCGCGGTGCGCTGGAGGAGGCCGGCGCCCTGGAGTACACCACCATCGTCGCCGCCCCGGCGTCCGACCCGGCGGGCTTCAAGTACCTGGCGCCCTACACCGGCTCGGCCATCGGCCAGCACTGGATGTACCAGGGCAAGCACGTCCTGATCATCTTCGACGACCTCTCGAAGCAGGCCGACGCCTACCGCGCCGTGTCCCTGCTGCTGCGCCGTCCGCCGGGCCGTGAGGCCTACCCGGGCGACGTCTTCTACCTGCACTCGCGTCTGCTGGAGCGCTGCGCCAAGCTCTCCGACGAGATGGGCGCCGGTTCGATGACCGGTCTGCCGATCGTCGAGACCAAGGCGAACGACGTGTCGGCGTTCATCCCGACCAACGTCATCTCCATCACCGACGGCCAGTGCTTCCTGGAGTCGGACCTCTTCAACGCGGGCCAGCGCCCGGCGCTGAACGTCGGTATCTCCGTCTCCCGTGTCGGTGGCTCGGCCCAGCACAAGGCCATGAAGCAGGTCTCCGGCCGGCTCCGCGTGGACCTCGCCCAGTACCGCGAGCTGGAGGCCTTCGCGGCCTTCGGTTCCGACCTGGACGCGGCCTCCAAGGCGCAGCTGGAGCGCGGTAAGCGCATGACCGAGCTGCTCAAGCAGGGTCAGTACGCCCCGTACTCCACCGAGGACCAGGTCGTCTCCGTCTGGGCCGGCACCAACGGCAAGATGGACGACGTCCCGGTCGAGGACATCCGCCGCTTCGAGCGGGAGCTCCTCGACCACCTCCACCGGGAGAAGAAGGACCTGCTGACCAGCATCCGCGAGGGCGGCAAGATGTCCGATGACACCATCGGCGCGATCGCCGAGGCCGTCGACGGCTTCAAGCGGCAGTTCGAGACCTCGGACGGCAAGCTGCTCGGCGAGGACGCCCCGGCCGGCACCAGCAAGTGA
- a CDS encoding F0F1 ATP synthase subunit B, with protein sequence MNALVFNMAAEVPENPLFPPIPELVIGLVAFFIVFGILAKKLLPNINKVLDERRKQIEGRMEDAEATQAEAQQVLADYRAQLADARHEAARLRQEAQEQGATLIAEMRAEGQRQREEIIAAGHAQIEADRNQAAQTLRRDVGKLAVDLAGKIVGESLEEHARQSRTIDRFLDEVEGKAASGATKAEAGR encoded by the coding sequence GTGAACGCCCTGGTCTTCAACATGGCGGCGGAGGTTCCCGAGAACCCCCTGTTCCCGCCGATTCCAGAGCTGGTCATCGGCCTGGTCGCCTTCTTCATCGTCTTCGGCATCCTGGCGAAGAAGCTCCTCCCGAACATCAACAAGGTTCTGGACGAGCGCAGGAAGCAGATCGAAGGCCGCATGGAGGACGCCGAGGCGACTCAGGCCGAGGCTCAGCAGGTGCTCGCGGACTACCGGGCACAGCTGGCCGACGCCCGCCACGAGGCCGCGCGACTGCGCCAGGAGGCGCAGGAGCAGGGCGCGACTCTCATTGCTGAGATGCGCGCTGAGGGCCAGCGGCAGCGCGAGGAGATCATCGCTGCCGGTCACGCCCAGATCGAGGCGGACCGGAACCAGGCCGCGCAGACGCTGCGCCGGGACGTCGGCAAGCTCGCCGTCGACCTGGCCGGCAAGATCGTCGGCGAGTCCCTCGAGGAGCACGCCCGGCAGAGCCGCACCATCGACCGCTTCCTCGACGAGGTCGAGGGCAAGGCGGCGTCGGGCGCGACGAAGGCTGAGGCCGGCCGATGA
- the atpE gene encoding ATP synthase F0 subunit C, with product MSAALETVNLAAGLTGNIASVGYGLAAIGPGVGVGIIFGNGTQALARQPEAAGLIRTNQIMGFAFCEALALIGIVMGYAYK from the coding sequence ATGTCCGCTGCCCTCGAGACTGTGAACCTCGCCGCCGGCCTCACCGGCAACATCGCCTCGGTCGGGTACGGCCTGGCGGCCATCGGCCCCGGCGTCGGCGTCGGCATCATCTTCGGTAACGGCACCCAGGCCCTCGCCCGTCAGCCCGAGGCGGCCGGCCTGATCCGCACCAACCAGATCATGGGTTTCGCCTTCTGTGAGGCGCTCGCCCTCATCGGCATCGTCATGGGCTACGCGTACAAGTAA
- the atpB gene encoding F0F1 ATP synthase subunit A, translated as MLAFDTECHLFIPGCGFEAPGLHSFVFDPLFKVGGYEFNKPMLLALLSTVVVVWFFWAAFGKAKVVPGKLQMIGEVGYDFVRRGLVYDALGKKEGEKYVPLMVSLFFFVWIMNIWSIIPIAQFPVTSIISFPIGLALIVYILWVYLTFKKHGFVGGWKNITGWDRSLGWVLPLIVVIEFFSNLLVRPFTHAVRLFANMFAGHLLIVMFTIATWYLANGLGFVYAGASFLMTIAMTAFELFIQAIQAYVFVLLACNYVQGALAEHH; from the coding sequence ATGCTCGCCTTCGACACGGAGTGCCACCTCTTTATTCCGGGGTGTGGCTTCGAGGCCCCGGGTCTTCATTCGTTCGTATTCGACCCGCTCTTCAAAGTCGGCGGCTACGAGTTCAACAAGCCGATGCTGCTGGCCCTGCTCAGCACGGTCGTCGTGGTGTGGTTCTTCTGGGCCGCATTCGGCAAGGCGAAGGTGGTCCCCGGAAAGCTGCAGATGATCGGCGAGGTCGGCTACGACTTCGTGCGCCGTGGGCTCGTCTATGACGCGCTGGGCAAGAAGGAGGGCGAGAAATACGTCCCCCTCATGGTCTCGCTGTTCTTCTTCGTGTGGATCATGAACATCTGGTCGATCATTCCGATCGCCCAGTTCCCGGTCACGTCGATCATCTCGTTCCCCATCGGGCTCGCCCTGATCGTCTACATCCTCTGGGTGTACCTGACGTTCAAGAAGCACGGCTTCGTCGGCGGCTGGAAGAACATCACCGGCTGGGACCGGTCGCTCGGCTGGGTCCTGCCGCTGATCGTCGTGATCGAGTTCTTCTCGAACCTGCTGGTGCGGCCCTTCACCCACGCCGTCCGGCTCTTCGCGAACATGTTCGCCGGCCACCTGCTGATCGTGATGTTCACCATCGCCACCTGGTACCTGGCGAACGGCCTCGGCTTCGTCTACGCCGGTGCCTCGTTCCTGATGACCATCGCGATGACGGCCTTCGAGCTCTTCATCCAGGCGATCCAGGCGTACGTCTTCGTGCTCCTGGCCTGCAACTACGTCCAGGGCGCGCTCGCCGAGCACCACTGA
- a CDS encoding MraY family glycosyltransferase, giving the protein MGQPVREYLLTLCVTAAVTYLLTGPVRKFAIAAGAMPEIRARDVHREPTPRLGGIAMFGGLCAGLLVASHLTNLKSVFENSNEPRALLSGAALIWILGVLDDKWGVDALVKLGGQMIAAGVMVLQGLTILWIPIPGVGTVSLTPMQGTLLTVALVVITINAVNFVDGLDGLASGMVCIAAAAFFMYAYRMWFGYGIEAAAPATLFSVVLMGMCLGFLPHNMHPARIFMGDSGSMLIGLVMAAGAVSVTGQVDPDLLNVKAGGLREATHAMVPVYIPLLLPLTVIAVPVADLILAIVRRTWKGQSPFAADRGHLHHRLLEIGHSHSRAVLIMYFWSALIAFGAVAYSANNASMWIVLGIVLLSAVGLVLLLLPRFTPRTPRWAEWMVPPRYRRAVPATAPAAPEDEGAVEPEEEREPVPAGINGATAIGDRSRFVEHRRAESHH; this is encoded by the coding sequence ATGGGGCAGCCCGTGCGTGAATACCTGCTGACGCTGTGCGTCACGGCCGCGGTGACCTACCTGCTGACCGGGCCGGTACGGAAGTTCGCGATCGCGGCCGGTGCGATGCCGGAGATCCGCGCGCGAGATGTGCACCGCGAGCCGACACCGCGGCTCGGCGGTATCGCGATGTTCGGCGGGCTGTGTGCCGGTCTGCTGGTCGCCTCGCACCTGACGAACCTCAAGAGCGTCTTCGAGAACTCCAACGAACCCAGGGCGCTGCTCTCCGGCGCCGCCCTGATCTGGATCCTCGGCGTCCTGGACGACAAGTGGGGCGTGGACGCGCTGGTCAAGCTCGGCGGCCAGATGATCGCCGCGGGTGTGATGGTCCTGCAGGGCCTGACGATCCTCTGGATCCCGATCCCCGGCGTCGGCACGGTCTCGCTGACCCCGATGCAGGGCACGCTGCTGACCGTCGCCCTCGTCGTGATCACCATCAACGCCGTCAACTTCGTCGACGGCCTGGACGGTCTCGCCTCCGGCATGGTGTGCATCGCCGCCGCGGCGTTCTTCATGTACGCGTACCGGATGTGGTTCGGCTACGGCATCGAGGCGGCCGCGCCGGCCACGCTGTTCTCGGTCGTCCTGATGGGCATGTGCCTGGGCTTCCTGCCGCACAACATGCACCCGGCGCGGATCTTCATGGGCGACTCGGGCTCGATGCTGATCGGTCTGGTGATGGCCGCGGGCGCGGTCTCGGTGACCGGCCAGGTCGACCCGGACCTGCTCAATGTGAAGGCGGGCGGTCTGCGTGAGGCGACCCACGCGATGGTGCCGGTCTACATCCCGCTGCTGCTGCCCCTGACGGTCATCGCGGTGCCGGTCGCCGACCTGATCCTGGCGATCGTGCGGCGTACGTGGAAGGGCCAGTCGCCGTTCGCGGCCGACCGCGGTCATCTCCACCACCGGCTGCTGGAGATCGGGCACTCGCACAGCCGGGCCGTGCTGATCATGTACTTCTGGTCGGCCCTGATCGCGTTCGGCGCGGTGGCCTACTCGGCGAACAACGCCAGCATGTGGATCGTGCTGGGCATCGTGCTGCTGAGCGCGGTCGGGCTGGTGCTGCTCCTGCTGCCGCGCTTCACCCCGCGCACGCCGCGCTGGGCGGAGTGGATGGTGCCGCCGCGCTACCGCCGGGCCGTCCCCGCGACGGCGCCGGCCGCGCCGGAGGACGAGGGAGCCGTCGAGCCGGAGGAGGAGCGCGAACCGGTCCCCGCGGGCATCAACGGGGCCACCGCGATCGGCGACCGCTCACGCTTCGTGGAGCACCGCAGGGCGGAAAGTCACCACTGA
- a CDS encoding DUF2550 domain-containing protein — MVLALLVSGVVVVLVLLGLFVFGLRRRLIQRSGGTFDCSLRWHVPENETGGKGWIYGVARYNGDRVEWFRVFSYAPRPRRLLERSAIEVLERRTPQGEEELALLSDSIVLACRHRGTRVELAMSEDALTGFLAWLEAAPPGQRVNVA, encoded by the coding sequence ATGGTCCTCGCTCTGCTTGTGAGCGGCGTAGTCGTCGTACTGGTGCTGCTGGGACTGTTCGTCTTCGGACTGAGGCGGCGGCTCATCCAGCGGTCCGGTGGCACCTTCGACTGCAGTCTGCGCTGGCACGTGCCGGAGAACGAGACCGGCGGCAAGGGCTGGATCTACGGTGTGGCGCGCTACAACGGCGACCGGGTCGAATGGTTCCGGGTGTTCTCGTACGCGCCCCGGCCACGCCGTCTGCTGGAGCGCTCCGCCATCGAGGTCCTGGAGCGCCGTACCCCGCAGGGCGAGGAGGAGCTGGCGCTGCTCTCCGACTCCATCGTCCTGGCCTGCCGGCACCGCGGCACCCGCGTGGAACTGGCGATGAGCGAGGACGCGCTCACTGGCTTCCTCGCCTGGCTGGAGGCGGCACCGCCCGGCCAGCGAGTCAATGTGGCCTAG
- a CDS encoding F0F1 ATP synthase subunit gamma: MGAKLRVYKRRIRSVTATKKITKAMEMIAASRVVKAQRQVAASTPYASELTRAVTAVATGSNTQHPLTTEVEQPTRAALLLITSDRGLAGGYSSNVLKAGEQLTERLKAEGKEVDAYIVGRKGVSYYSFRERKVVESWTGFTDNPTYADAKAVAAPLIAAVLQDTAEGGVDELHIVTTEFISMMTQTAIDDRLLPLSLDKAVAESEESSKGEILPLFDFEPSAEDVLDALLPRYVESRIYNALLQAAASKHAATRRAMKSATDNAEELIKSLSRLANAARQAEITQEISEIVGGASALADATAGSD, from the coding sequence ATGGGAGCCAAGCTCCGGGTCTACAAGCGTCGCATCCGCTCCGTCACCGCGACCAAGAAGATCACCAAGGCGATGGAGATGATCGCCGCCTCGCGCGTCGTCAAGGCGCAGCGCCAGGTGGCGGCGTCGACGCCGTACGCGAGTGAACTGACCCGCGCGGTGACGGCGGTTGCCACGGGCTCGAACACCCAGCACCCGCTGACGACCGAGGTGGAGCAGCCCACCCGGGCCGCGCTGCTGCTCATCACGAGCGACCGCGGTCTGGCCGGCGGCTACTCCTCCAACGTCCTCAAGGCCGGCGAGCAGCTCACCGAGCGGCTCAAGGCCGAGGGCAAGGAGGTCGACGCCTACATCGTCGGGCGCAAGGGTGTGTCGTACTACAGCTTCCGCGAGCGCAAGGTCGTGGAGTCGTGGACCGGCTTCACCGACAACCCGACGTACGCGGACGCCAAGGCGGTCGCCGCCCCGCTCATCGCCGCTGTCCTGCAGGACACGGCCGAGGGCGGCGTGGACGAACTCCACATCGTCACCACCGAGTTCATCTCGATGATGACGCAGACGGCGATCGACGACCGCCTGCTGCCGCTCAGCCTCGACAAGGCGGTGGCGGAGTCGGAGGAGTCGTCCAAGGGCGAGATCCTTCCGCTGTTCGACTTCGAGCCGTCGGCCGAGGACGTCCTCGACGCCCTGCTGCCGCGGTACGTCGAGTCGCGGATCTACAACGCGCTTCTGCAGGCCGCCGCCTCCAAGCACGCCGCCACCCGGCGTGCGATGAAGTCGGCGACCGACAACGCGGAAGAGCTCATCAAGTCGCTCTCGCGGCTTGCCAACGCGGCCCGACAGGCCGAAATCACCCAGGAAATCAGCGAGATCGTCGGTGGCGCCAGTGCTCTGGCCGACGCGACCGCGGGGAGTGACTGA
- a CDS encoding F0F1 ATP synthase subunit delta: protein MNGASREALASAREQLNALTDDTSVDAAKLAEELSAVTALLDREVSLRRVLTDPAQSGEARAELAGRLLDNRVGGPAVDLVRGMVRTRWSRSRDLTDTLEELAYSADLVAAQRAGQLDDVEDELFRFGRIISSNGELRRALTDRNASVAAKTELLHTLLGGRANPVTERIVIRLVVQPRGRSLEAGLDALSKLAASRRDRMVAVVTSAVPLSEGQRQRLGASLAQLYGRQVHLNLDVDPGVLGGVQVRIGDEVINGTIAERLEEADRRMAG from the coding sequence ATGAACGGAGCGAGCCGCGAGGCACTCGCCTCCGCACGCGAGCAGCTCAACGCGCTGACGGACGACACCTCCGTCGACGCCGCGAAGCTCGCCGAGGAGCTGTCTGCCGTCACCGCTCTGCTCGACCGCGAGGTGTCGCTGCGTCGGGTTCTCACCGACCCGGCGCAGTCCGGCGAGGCGCGGGCCGAACTGGCCGGGCGGCTGCTGGACAACCGGGTCGGCGGTCCGGCCGTCGACCTGGTGCGCGGCATGGTCCGCACCCGCTGGTCGCGCTCGCGTGACCTGACGGACACGCTCGAGGAGCTGGCGTACAGCGCCGACCTCGTCGCCGCCCAGCGGGCCGGCCAGCTCGACGACGTCGAGGACGAGCTGTTCCGGTTCGGCCGCATCATCAGCTCCAACGGCGAGCTGCGGCGTGCGCTGACCGACCGGAACGCCTCGGTCGCGGCCAAGACGGAGCTGCTCCACACGCTGCTGGGCGGCCGGGCGAACCCGGTCACCGAGCGCATCGTGATCCGCCTTGTCGTACAGCCGCGGGGCCGTAGCCTGGAAGCGGGGCTCGACGCCCTCTCCAAGCTGGCGGCGAGCCGCCGGGACCGGATGGTCGCGGTGGTCACCTCCGCGGTGCCCCTCAGCGAAGGACAGCGGCAGCGCCTGGGCGCTTCCCTGGCGCAGCTGTACGGACGGCAGGTCCACCTGAACCTCGACGTGGACCCCGGGGTCCTCGGCGGAGTCCAGGTCCGGATCGGCGACGAGGTCATCAACGGGACCATCGCGGAGCGCCTCGAAGAGGCGGACCGGCGGATGGCCGGCTGA
- the atpD gene encoding F0F1 ATP synthase subunit beta: MTTTVETSAASGVATGRVARVIGPVVDVEFPVDAMPEIYNALTVEVADPAQAGELKTLTLEVAQHLGEGMVRAISMQPTDGLVRQATVTDTGTGITVPVGDVTKGKVFNTLGEILNKPEAASEVTERWAIHRKAPTFDQLESKTEMFETGVKVIDLLTPYVKGGKIGLFGGAGVGKTVLIQEMIYRVANNHDGVSVFAGVGERTREGNDLIEEMTESGVIDKTALVFGQMDEPPGTRLRVALAGLTMAEYFRDVQKQDVLFFIDNIFRYTQAGSEVSTLLGRMPSAVGYQPNLADEMGLLQERITSTRGHSITSMQAIYVPADDLTDPAPATTFAHLDATTVLSRPISEKGIYPAVDPLDSTSRILDPRYISQEHYDCASRVKTILQKYKDLQDIIAILGIDELGEEDKLTVHRARRIERFLSQNTHVAKQFTGVDGSDVPLDESISAFNAIADGDYDHFPEQAFFMCGGIEDLKANAKELGVS; encoded by the coding sequence ATGACCACCACTGTTGAAACGTCCGCTGCTAGTGGCGTGGCCACTGGCCGCGTCGCGCGGGTCATCGGCCCGGTCGTCGACGTGGAGTTCCCCGTCGACGCGATGCCGGAGATCTACAACGCGCTGACCGTCGAGGTCGCCGACCCGGCTCAGGCCGGCGAGCTCAAGACCCTGACCCTCGAGGTTGCCCAGCACCTCGGCGAGGGCATGGTCCGTGCCATCTCCATGCAGCCCACCGACGGTCTGGTCCGCCAGGCCACGGTGACCGACACCGGCACCGGGATCACGGTCCCCGTCGGTGACGTCACCAAGGGCAAGGTGTTCAACACCCTCGGCGAGATCCTGAACAAGCCGGAGGCCGCGTCCGAGGTCACCGAGCGCTGGGCGATCCACCGCAAGGCTCCGACCTTCGACCAGCTCGAGTCCAAGACCGAGATGTTCGAGACCGGCGTCAAGGTCATCGACCTGCTGACCCCGTACGTCAAGGGCGGCAAGATCGGTCTGTTCGGTGGTGCCGGTGTCGGCAAGACCGTTCTGATCCAGGAAATGATCTACCGCGTGGCCAACAACCACGACGGTGTGTCGGTGTTCGCCGGTGTCGGTGAGCGCACCCGTGAGGGCAACGACCTCATCGAGGAAATGACGGAGTCCGGCGTCATCGACAAGACCGCGCTGGTCTTCGGTCAGATGGACGAGCCCCCGGGCACCCGTCTTCGCGTCGCCCTGGCCGGTCTGACCATGGCGGAGTACTTCCGCGATGTGCAGAAGCAGGACGTGCTCTTCTTCATCGACAACATCTTCCGCTACACCCAGGCGGGTTCCGAGGTCTCCACGCTGCTCGGCCGTATGCCGTCCGCGGTGGGTTACCAGCCGAACCTGGCGGACGAGATGGGTCTGCTGCAGGAGCGCATCACCTCGACCCGTGGTCACTCGATCACCTCGATGCAGGCGATCTACGTCCCCGCGGACGACCTGACCGACCCGGCGCCGGCCACCACCTTCGCCCACCTGGACGCGACGACCGTTCTGTCGCGCCCGATCTCGGAGAAGGGCATCTACCCGGCGGTCGACCCGCTGGACTCGACGTCCCGGATCCTGGACCCCCGCTACATCTCGCAGGAGCACTACGACTGCGCCTCGCGCGTCAAGACGATCCTGCAGAAGTACAAGGACCTCCAGGACATCATCGCGATTCTGGGTATCGACGAGCTCGGCGAGGAGGACAAGCTCACCGTCCACCGCGCCCGTCGCATCGAGCGGTTCCTGTCGCAGAACACCCACGTGGCGAAGCAGTTCACCGGTGTCGACGGCTCGGACGTTCCGCTGGACGAGTCGATCTCCGCGTTCAACGCGATCGCCGACGGTGACTACGACCACTTCCCCGAGCAGGCGTTCTTCATGTGCGGTGGCATCGAGGACCTGAAGGCCAATGCCAAGGAGCTGGGCGTCTCCTGA